The Antechinus flavipes isolate AdamAnt ecotype Samford, QLD, Australia chromosome 4, AdamAnt_v2, whole genome shotgun sequence genomic interval TTTTAACTAGGTCCTTTAAGAATTCCACAAAATCTAATTCTCTGTCTCTACTTGGGTATGGTGTGTTGACTTTTTCATTTGGCATGGCAGCCATGATAACTTTGTCTATTTACTGATGTCCCCTAATTAATGTTATTTGCTGTTCTGTGCTGGCATGGTCATAAATACTGTCCTCTGCTAGTATCTTCAAGAacagttaaatttattttagtcATCCAGACTGTTACTAGCAACTGTAtctataaataataagaaaatttctCTTCTGATTCCCGATATTCATAACCCTTTTGTCTCTGTATAAAAAAGACCCATCCATGAGCAGTGTCATTGTATCTCTTCAGAGAGCATCTCTTTGTTTCCCACAATTCTCCCAAAATCTAGTTTCATTTATGTCTTGGACTCAAGGATActaaaaaatttgattttatttagagATCCAGTGATAGAAAAATCATCTTACCCAATTGTTCTTTTCATCTCTTGAAATGGGGAACCTTATCCCATAGAACTAGCCCAAACTAGTtcaagggaaaagtggaaaacaaaaagcattatCATTAACTTATTATTTACTCTTTACCAGTGATGGGAATATTCAAATCACATAGGCTTAACTGTAATAATTAATGGTCATCAATTCCTACCCCAGGTAAAGGTACATTAAATTTGATTGAGGAGTAATGCTTTGTAAGCAGTAATGGAAGCTACTTAGTCAAATAAAAGTCAAAGAATGAATCATAAAGATGAAGAATTTATGGATATAAATACTATGGAAATCTACCAGTAGATATCCTAAATCAGCCTGGGAAAGAGTAAAGTCACAGTTCACAATTTTTGATCTGCTTAAGtgtaataattttattaagtatctcatTCTTCTGTGAAACACTCAGATATCCATAATCCCTTATTAGATTAAGTATTTACTTCTGTTTATGGCTAAACATTGCCTCAAAGAACAAGATAGCACCCATCTCAAAtagattttttcctccttaaattcTTCACTCTACTCAAGATGACCTTTTTTGGATAATCtatgtatatttgcattttaCTATGATTGGAAAAACTAGTTCTATTCCATTTTACTTGGTACTTTTCAGAAAATCATAAATCaaaaattagaaaggattttagagggaactagactcagagaggttaagtaagttggtcaatgttatatatatatattgagagaTAACAGATGATAGACagttgaatggatgaatggataacacatttattaaatgttttccatGTTCCAAGACAATGTTAAACTTAGAAGATGCAAATATAAACAGGCAAGATAGCTGCTTCCCTTAAGAACCTTATATCCAAATTTGGGAAACATATATATTGGAAGAAGTAGAGGAAATAACTCAACGTCTGGGAGGTAGGGATTTGAAGATAGTGACCAAAGAGCAGACATTAGTATATGAAGAAGGGCAAGAAATCCTGTGGAGGTGttgaactgtgtgtgtgtgtgtgtgtgtgaggggggcGGGGGGAGCCCAACTTTCACATTCACAGTAGACCTGGAATTTGGAATGATTCCAGAACTAGCACTCTTCCAATTATACCACTTTTATTTCTGTAGAGTcagtttaaaaatacatttccctTGGAAATGTTCCCTGATTAAGCACATGTTGCAAAAACATTAATAGCTCTCTGTACCCAAATTACCTGTACTTTCAGTATTTCATGTTGCTTGAAGTATAGGCTATGCAATTCTGTCCTCCATTCCCATCCATATACTAAATCGTATTTAGCTAGCCCACTTTTTATTATGTTATGGATTTTCTTAGAATCACTGAGTACAACATAACCAATTTTGGGATGCGTACCTCAGTTGTAAGTTTCCTGCCCAGATCAACTGCATACCTTTAACTCATCTGAAATATCTGTTACACTGAGACAAcacaaaacatttatattttattaattaaatattcaaTTGGGATTAAAGCAATTAGGAAAGAAATACACTAAATGAATCTTCAAAGAGAAATGTAGACTTTTATGGAGTTAATAGGGTCACATGGAGAGAGCATTGATCCTACAAGCAAAGAATCTggcattcataatttttttatctaTGTGGACTGGTGTGATGACAGGcactatttttctcctcttcctgctcttcctcctcttcctcctccttttcctcctgcttctactcctcctcctcctcttcctcctcttcctcctcttcctcttcctccttctcctcctcctcctcctcctcctcttccttttcctcctccacttcttcctcctccttctctttctccttctcctccctgctcttcttgttcttcttttatttctttaattaattgtATTCCCTGCACATAACAGGAActtagacctgaattcaaatatggctcaTATATTTACTAGTTTTGACTCTGAGAAAATCAACTATTCTCTCTCGGCCTCATTTTCCAGGACTGAACTATGAAAAGTTATAACAGCCTCTATCTCACGTCTTGtagtgaggatcaagtgagataatatttgtaaagcatgtaACACAATGCATGATAAATagttgatataataatatatattcgCTTTTCTCCCACCCTTCATAGATCTATAATTATAACCTCCCTTAGTGAATAGATAGGAGAAACTCCCAGGGCACAGTTCAGGGAAAACTCTTACTCTTGGGTAAGAAGCAATCAACTTTCCCTCTCACAGCAGATCATCTCcatttctcaatttcctctttttttttcctttaaaaatatcaagCCAGCTTCGTGGATGACTACTTGCATTTCATCTTCTTAGTGAGTAATATCTATGGCACATGTCCTATGCAAAACTATTCTCAAGTGGACCACCTTCTTTCTACAACTATAATATTAATCAGAGACACACAGTTCTTTAGGActtagagaagagggaaaggaataaatatatattaaacacctaTTCTGTGCCTGGCattatgctaaaatcttaaagaaatatcTGTTTTGTTCTCTTTACTCTAGAAAATAGGTTCTTTATGATACTTTTTGTATACttcaggaaaatgaggcaaaaatcggttaggtgacttgctcagaatcatacaactaatcTTTGATTACAGAGTTGACTTTAGCTCTTCTTAACTCTGGACCCATTGTTTCACCTACTTGACTATTGTTAATCACTCCCTTCACTCAGATATTATGGAAcataatagaaatacatttaaattcaTAGAAAATCTGATCATAGCAAAAACGCATGTTAAATTTTtgtctatatttacatatataaatgtatgcactcatatatagatatacatttttttgtttcaaaaaggTGTCATTTTGAGATCATGgtttatattatttgatttacTTCAACATGACTAAACACCTATTGTAGGCACTGgacttataaagaaaaaaaatgttgtcaTCAGAAAATGTTGTGTCTAGGACATCCATATATTTTGAATTAATCGTCTAGACTTTTATTTAATCTGTACATTTGCTCATTTTAGTATCTGtttcccctccccatcccaacAAGTTCATTAAAGCAAAGGTAGATTTAACAAAAACTCCAACATATCTAGTATGTTGCCAAGTACACTTTGGTGACTCAGTGTTTATTGATGAAGAGTGAAGAGGTTGGTAGAATTTGAAGGCTTTTGTCACATAATATGACTAAGATTTGGGAAACATTATTCATCTTGATCCATTGCATATAGATGAGGGTATAAATGGCCATCATCAAGTTTCTACCAGGTGAATAAAGAACAGTAACTAAGGCTTACAAATGGAAAGATcagtaaaagagaaaagtaaaatcgTAAAACTTGTCTTTTCAAAAAGATCTTGGAAAGGCAAAAAGATAAATAGTACAACTTTTCAAAAGAGTCTAAGAGAGTTGACTTACTATTCAATCAGTGATGGAAAAACTCAGTATGTTCTATATTTGTAATAACAATAactatacacatgcacacacatatatgtgtgtgtgtaattgatAGTGCATGAACAGTAATTAGTTCTAGCATGTAATAAGttaaagttgaaaaagaaataaaggtgaaaaaattatagcataaattccttaatttttctttgcatttaaaaTACATGAAGCTGTGAAAGCTAATTATATGGCATAATACAAGGcacattgaaaattaaatatttctaaataaaacatctttatgctttatttaaggaaatatagattataattattatatagttttaaaaaatgctactCATAGGCCAGCTCTAAGATTATAAGTTGCAAAGAATAACCAAACATGCAATTTAAAAGCAATTTATGCATCCCAGAATTCTTTTCATcggtgaaatcacaggtccagccTCTATTCCCTTTCCCTACCCTTATTCAGACAGGAACTAAACGCAGGTCTTATTTACACAAAGACTCTCTCCCATTTCCACTTGCTTCGCCAAACATtatcatttttaaacatttgatataaaaatgtggaatatatgcatatatatgaataaatatacattttacaaaccattgttaatttttttttgcaaatcttgTCCTCTTAGTCTTACTAAATGTATAATTATCATACTTCACATATATATCAAGAATAATTGTTTTTTGAAAGTTATATATTAAAAGGaaggatttttaaattatatatttatgaacaaaatactatattatatCCCTTTGCTCTGAAAAGTATTCCAAATTATGCTTTTGAATTCATCCATATGActaattactttttattaaatttattaatattaatagttaATAGTATAAGAGTCAATTTTAATAACTTGCCTTGATACATGagtaaaattaagattttttttatagcCAAATAGCAATATCTGATTTTTCAGCTGGGAATTCATTGAAGGTAAAGGAGCGTGATCTCCTTCGAAGGTTTGTTGTTCTCAAGGGTCTTCCATTTATTAAGTCCAAGTAGATGTCTGATCTCAGAAAGCGTGTATAACTGTCTTGCTCCATAAGTCGATAAACTCTACTTTGAGCAGCATCAAAACTGTGGATGGTGGGTTGGGAGATGctcttaaaaattgtttcttttgtgtGGAAGTCAAGGTTAACCTGCatcaaagagaagaaattagTATAAAATAGAACTCCCATAGatcaattatataaaaacaacaccaccaacaaacaacaacaaaaagcaagggtggtttctctctttcttctttctttaggtATCTCTTTTGTTCTACATATTCCTATCATAAAATTGGGACCTGTAAAACCTTACATACCAGCATAGCCTTTTCTCAATAGAAGTTCATCTTTCATAGTTATAACCTAACTCACCCAGCCTAAATCTTTATTAATTTACCTACAAATTAAATTgttcaacaggaaaaaaaataaatctaacccTCAATTCTAAAGCAAAGGCATTTTTGCTTTAGTGAGTAAAAGAGCATTTTATCCAACTTTTTGCTTTCCTGTGGTTATGGAGCTGACCTTTAAGAGGAAACCCTGATAATGAACTTGAACTAAGGAAATATAACCATCAGTTTCTAAGAAAAGACAACTAGTGACACAGAGGATATGACATGTTTCAGCTACCTATCTTTCTGTGAGGTATAGTGGCCAAATAGTCCCACcaggtgaaagaaaatataaatacactTATCCTGTTAGGGTTTTCTGATCTCAACTGTATCTTTCCAGACTACTTTTACATTCATCCTAATTGTCTTTAAATTAAGATCTTATGATAGAAAGGACAATCATGTATGTGAGCAAACATGAGACAATAGAGCATTTCCAAATTATCAGTTTCACATGTAATCAGAATGCATTTTAACTGATACTGTATACCTCTTATCTATTTCAAGCTCAACATGCCCACAGAATAGTACTATTTTTCCCTCAAATCCACCACTCTTCTAAACTTTCCTATTCCTTTAGATGTCACATTCATCCTTGCAGCTATCCAACTTCTAACCTCCAAGGCATCCTTAATTCTTCACTCTTTCTCTGCCTACTTACCCAGTCTCTAAGTCTTATTGATGCTTCCTTGTCCCAcatctctcagagttgtcctCTGTCTGATCACTCAACCAGTACTAGTTTAATTCATCATCACTTCTCAGCTATATTTTCAAGTAACTCATCTCCTTGCCTCATTTTCCAACTTATTCTCTATATAGCTGACATTGTATATTTCTAAAGCATAGATCTAATTTTCACTTCCTTGCTCAATAAGTTCTAGTGGTTCACAACTACCTCTTGTATCAAATACACATTCTTCTTTTAGGTGACTTAAAACTTTCACAATGttagtccaatatatatttttcccagaTTCATTATACTGTACACTATAAGTCCAGGCCATGTAGCTTTCTTGCCATTCTTCAAAAAATGACATATCTCTTAAGTTTCTGCTTTTGTACACTCTCCAAAATTGGGAATGAATTCCTATCTCACTTCTTCAACACTTGAAATTTCTAGTTTCCTTCCAGGTTCCACTCATAAGCCACTTCTTTTATGACACTTTTCCTGATTATCCCCAGCTGTTTATAATcctcttttattatatattacattttacatattgcccttatatttattttaaatatatttatttatacttttaaaatacaacTTTTAAAACTCTCTGAatttaccattcatatgaaattatgacaaataataaatgttttctagCTTACCTATATTTTTAAAGGGGATAGTGGGAAAAAAGTACCAatgacaaagaacaaaaaaatctcttttctttatgAAAGTCAGGATCAAAAGTTTTCTTTCCCCCACTCCAAAGTAAAGGTTCTTATAAATTTCTCTATAACAGAGAATATGAAGCATTTGGATCTTGgtcctccattttattttctcctatgcTAAAAATATGGGATAGATGACTATGTTAATTTGGTGAGAAGAATGGATGAAGGTGATCCCTGTTGAACTCTTTAATGCTTTTTACTATGAATATGGTCAGTGCAGGGAGGGTggcaattataataatagctggcGTTATATCTACTTAAGGGTTTAAAAGCAacttacaaatatatatgtgtatatatatatatttcatttgatcctcacaactttgaaatataaatgttattatcatttctctcccctttacatatgaagaaaaaagacagacaAATTAAAtcacttgaccaagatcacacagtataatttaagggcagatttgaacttagatcttcctaacttcaggttcAGTGTTTAATCTACCACTTCACCTGGTAAGCTTAAGTATGCCTTGTGTGGGGAGAACAGACACAACTATACTAAAAAGCTTTGGCCTTTTCCTTCATCACTATTTTCCACCCTAAACTTCTAATCTCTGACAGGTATGgtttgaaatatatatagaacattATATGCCATTTTATAATATTACATACACAATAGATCcatccataaaaataaataagacctATGTCATTCCCTATGCTAGCTCTTCTAGAAGACATTTCTATATTGGGTGGAAAGCCAAATTCTTAATGTCTAGGACTTCATTAATTATCAATATACAGCTAAGCAGGATCAAAAAAATCAGTAGGTCCTATATCCTGAAAGAATATCAGTACATATTTGTCTATAATTATCACTGGGAGAACCTTGACTCTGAAAGTTTTGGTGGgaaattttaaaactaagaatGGGAAAATGTAGAATAAATTCTCAAGTTTTATGTATCCTGTCTAAACTATCTGTCCAATCTATTATctgttttatctctctctctatagcTATATCCATCTAGCTCAATTTTTAGATTGATGTAGATGTTGATCCATCCATCCAACTTAAGTTGCTTTTAAACCCTTAAGTAGATATAACgccagctattattataattgccACCCTCCCTGCACTGACCATATTCATAGTAAAAAGCATTAAAGAGTTCAACAGGGATCACCTTCACCCATTCTTCTCACCAAATTAACATAGTCATCTAtcccatatgtatatatgtatatgagtttCAGGTTAGTTTAAACTCTAGTTATAAAGGAAGATGTATATATGCaatgcatatacatgtattcGACCTcttcacataaatatatatctatggcatattatcatatatttaaatagtAGTTTTATTTTAATGAGTTTAAGAAATTCAGAGTTGAAGAAACTCTTTATACTTAAATAGATCAATATCTAAGAGAGTTTACATGGCACAGAATGTTTAAGTATTTATAGACATGTAGATTATATTCATGAGGAAAAAGTTGAGCCTGGGTCTTCTTTTCCCTCAAGAGTGGACTCTGCCATTTTTCTcttatatattcacacataacgaatgtgtgtttatgtatatatatacatatatatgcatatatatatatatatatttggataagGACATATAGTATATttagtatgtatatatttccaaAGTACTTCCTGAAAATATTAACGTATAACCACTATTTATCTAGCATAATTCTGAACTTTTGAGTGTTGTGTATGATGGCcctagtctttatttttttctctgatgcaatttttattcagttctttcaGATTTTTATCACCTTTGTCcctctttcaattcttttctgtttctcttttttactaTACCTCCTGTGGAGCATCATTTTGTATGAATTTTTCATATATTGCTTGTGCTTTATGGAACAGTTGATGAGGTTCTTGACTTTTCTTGAAATCCTCACAGGCTGCCCAAAATTCAATGTTTTCTTCACTGAATTCAGTTTTAAGGAACCTGGTAAAAGCATCGAATCCATCTAccaatagagaaaaaagaaataaaaaaagatgaaggatATATCTTTGAAAGATTAAAACCACAAGGGTTATACTATTCGACATTAGAGAATGACCACAAATATTGGTAAGATAAATATTTTCTCCAGCCCATTGTGATCAGGAATGGTGTATTCAAAACAACTGTGATTTTTTCACACTAGAGCAAATCCAACAATTCtttgataaattaaataaaaagtaagcCTGCTGAATTTAAATGTAGTCTCTTATTCTTCTCAGTAGCAGTTCTTTAAGATacattatgtgaaaaaaaattttcttcagaaaacaataaaaaattgatTATCCTAAGCAATGGGGAAAGAAATACAGTTTTTAAGAATGCCTTCTCATATTTTGCTTCAATAATTTCTTTGGGCAAGTTAACAAACTCCCAGAGCTCCAGTTGATTCATAATAGAATGAGGATAGTAATACTTCCTCTCCTTAATATGACTACCTTgaagattcatttttaaacacttttaaaatcaaatatgaatTCACATCCAGCCCTACACACTTACTAGGTGGCCTTTGGTACATTATACAACTTACTTCtatgtaaaataaacaaaagaataacaCTTCTTTCCCAAagatgttgtgaggataaaatgaaagtgttttgtaaaccttaatttTATCCATACATATACAAGTTGTCACATTACTTTTAAAACAGTAAAAAGCCTCCCCAATCTGACTctacttttccaattttattgtgtagtatttttcttcattcattccatagttcagcaaaactaaccttGTTGTTTGATAGCCACAAAATTCTCTTTCACAACTCTGTAACTTGAAGTGGCTACTTCCCCTCCTCCATATTTAGAATAAACTCAGTCCTGGTTTCTCAGATACccttcatttccttcaaaactcaactaGAGTAATTTtctatagtatattattttttattcttctagctTCTAGTACTCttctttccaaaaatatttaatatttattttgaattcattttatgtaaatataaaggaaaagaactttaaaagctttAAGAACTTTGAAAGAGAATATGTCCAATAATGACTTTGGAAAAGTGGATGAAGACATGAGGTGATCTAGGTGCaccattaattatatattttcagataGTACCAATACAACATTTTTGttgtattggttttttttttttgtttgtttgtttgtttttgactatACTTCTTTATGAGATGGCTTTGAGGGGAAGGAAGAGTAGAGATTTCTCACACTGATAGtaacaagaaggaagaggaagagaaaagactaaaagaaagaaaaagaggaagcaaaggaggcagagaaggaggaagagaaaaaaaggaggaagaggagaaggacaAAAAGAgccagaagagggaaaaaaagcaacattaaatattttaaaatacaatgaaaaagtgaaaggaaatttagaaaaggGAACAAAGTGTTTTACTATcacattaaattcaatatatatatatatatatgtatatacacatatatacatatatatacacacatatacttgaACAAGCTCAATAAAATGTATTCAATtgtatttttctaacttttatatatgtaaatgttcaTATATTAATAACATGTTTctatttaattgaaaattaaaaatattttatattcttatttatatatttctcaatAAAAAGCTAACTTTTTGAGGTTAAggatttgaatttctctttttataccaAATAGTGTAGTTCCATGGAGGatatagtagatgattaataaatgatttttgatcaATATAATCCTTGAAAGGTGAATTACTAAGGACTAGATGAGATTATGATTAGTTGTATGTACATAGTTACTTTTTTTGCTGCAGAACTATGTCTTTGGCTCTATTATCTTCAGCATTTTACCAGTGATTTGGAAGAAGGCATCCTAAGTTCATAATATATAATTGCACTCACATTCAGATATCAGAAGGAAGTCCTTCAGTGCTATCTCCTGATTAtgtttgtatgaaaaaaaaatctgtattcccTTATCTGAGCTTTGCATATTTGTAGTTTCTGCTCCCATAATTAGCTATACTGAATATTTTAGATGAAACTTCTTTCTCATTATGGAAAATTAGATTAACCTTATGGGACTAAGTAGTAAGCTACTCAGTTCCTTgggctagagaaaaaaaatttacccaaattatttagtttctgaaCCACTCAACAAGAATttagaagcaaaacaaacaagcaaccataacaaaaacaaaattatcaataagtaaccaaaaaaaagtgattagCATTTGATTCAATAC includes:
- the RGS18 gene encoding regulator of G-protein signaling 18 produces the protein MEKPLVFFSQLSMSDSKEKNFYKVIHAIGKEALNKDIKNRNKEKRNRLSLLLQKPEFHENVNLGGSSENLAKGTSVSPEEAVKWGESFDKLLSHKDGFDAFTRFLKTEFSEENIEFWAACEDFKKSQEPHQLFHKAQAIYEKFIQNDAPQEVNLDFHTKETIFKSISQPTIHSFDAAQSRVYRLMEQDSYTRFLRSDIYLDLINGRPLRTTNLRRRSRSFTFNEFPAEKSDIAIWL